The sequence CTCTTAGACACGCCCATTGGATTGTATCTACTATGCCACAGCACCATACGGGCCTGACCTTAGAAGATACAAGAAAAACCATTATACAACTCACTCGCACAAGCGGTTTTAGCGGTAAATTAGCCACGGTTTCTCAGAGTAAAAAAGAAACGGAAGAATTAACAATGCTGGGTATCGACCTCGTATTAGAACCCTTTCAAGATGCTGCAGATAGGGCAATAGAGTTGTTACTTGATGGTGTGGATGTATAAATCTACCCACTATAAATAAGGAGATATTCCATGAATCAATTCAAAAACATCTTATATGTACTGCATCCTCATGGAGATGAAAATCCCCAATCATTAGCCAGAGTCATATCACTTACCAACAATAATCAGGCTGAATTAACACTATTACGTATTATCCCTAAGCCTTCATTGAGTGCTTATACCAAACAACTAGGCATTAATGATGAAGACATAGCACAAAAAATACAGAACCATGAAGAAGCTAAATTGCGAGAATTACTGGCGTTTTTTACGCCCCACTGCACCGCGAAAGCTGAACTAAAAATGGGTAAAAGTTACATCGATATCATTCACACAGTGCAGATGGAAAATATTGATTTAGTCATCAAAGAAACTGAATCAAATAGCTGGCTCGATCGCCTTTTTGGCAGTAACGATATGCACCTACTGCGCAAATGTCCCTGTCCAATTTGGTTAATGCAACCCAATGAAAATCCCAATTACCGCCAAATTATGGCCGCGGTGGATTTCAATACTGATATTACCGAAGAAGAAAATAGTGATTTAAATCAAGAGATAGTAAATATAGCCAGTGCACTCGCACTGTCTGATTTTGCATCACTACATATAGTAAATGCATACGATACGCCTGAAGCTGGATTTATTGGTTTATGGGCAGAGCAACCCGAAAAATTAGAGCGCCAGTTATTAGAAGACGAATATCTTCAAAAACGCAGTAAAATGGCAACGCTCTTTGATAATTTAAAAAATAAACTGGGTAAGCAATCCTACGATTATCTTTCCCCCCAGTCCCATTTGGTACAAGGCGCTGCCGCTCAAGAACTTCCCCAATTAGCCAAAAAGCTACAGGTCGATATTGTCGTTATGGGCACCGTTGCCCGTACAGGTATTCCAGGGCTTATCATCGGAAATACGGCAGAAGCGATCCTTACCCAACTGAATTGTTCAGTACTAGCGATTAAACCTAAGGGATTTATTTCCCCAGTAAAATAGTTCGCGAACTGGATACTCAAACAATCTGAAGATGTGGCGTTGTGTATTGTGAGCAGGTTTGGGTATCTCTATCCCCTAACACAGTTACGCCCATCGGATTTAGCTTCATATAAGGCTTTATCCGCTCGGCTAAAGAGCGTTTCGGCATCATCACCCTCTTGTAATGAGGCAAGACCGATCGATACTGTAATTGCGCCGAGGGATAATTTTTTATCTTTACCTATGGTTAAGTGCCGCTCTGAAATACGTTCTCTTAAGGTTTCCGCAACTTGTAAAGCATCGTGAAAATGGGTATTTGGCAAAAGCACTACAAACTCTTCGCCACCATAGCGAGCAACAAAGTCATCACCTCGAACACATTGCTTTAAGGCGAGTGCGACATAAGCTAATACTTTATCGCCAATTTGATGACCATAGGTATCATTAAATTGTTTAAACCTATCTATATCAACAATCAGTAAGCTACAACGGGAATGCTGTTCTTGGGCGCGGTGAATATGGTCTTGAATGGCAATTTCATAGGCGCGGCGATTATATAAAGAGGTTAATTGATCCGTCATGGCCGCCAGACTTAAATTTTCCATTTCCGACTTAAGATGTTGTACCTCTTGCCCCATGGCATTTAGGCTTTGTTCCATGTTTTGGTTGTTGATCAGTAAACTTTGCATTTCATCCATCACACCATCAACAAGTTGATTTAAGGTATTAATGTCAGAATTGGATTGAAGCTTGATGCCAAATTCCGCTAAAGTGCCCGAAAAATCCGCGGTCCCTTGGTTCAATTGTACAATTTTGCACAGTAATGAATTGATTAAAATCTGAGTCTCTATTTGCACATTCTCAATCACCTCGGGGGATTGTTCTTGGATAAAATTTTTATATAAGCTTGTATTAACCTCTTTTGTAAACACAACACCGTTTGCGATAAAACCATCAATCGCACGGTTTAAGTCAAGATTAGTCCCCGCAAAATATTCATACCAAACCGTATAGTTTTCCGGGGTAACGGGGATATCAAGGGCCGACATTTGTGGCACGGCTAGCCGCAAAATTTGCGCCGCGGAATCAAGTTCTTTATTTTCAACAGAAAACATAAATATTGAAACCATATTATTGTTAATTTTTTGTATAACATAAGTTAGCTCAACTGATCGAATTTGGATATGGGGAAGCATAATTATTGTGACGGTTTTAAACCTATACCTGACATTCGCATAGGTTTATCTTATCTAATACCGTCCATTAGCTACGACAAGAGGCAAAAATATCAAGATGGCTTTGGTACACCTCAGTCTTCACATTCATTAACCCTAAGAGGCTATCGAATAAATTGTCATGGGAGTATCCTCCCTTGTCAGCATGTTCGGCCAAGCACGCCATATTTAAATGATTATCTTGACTGAAATGATCAGAGACCCAAGCTAACATGGGGATACTGGTTTGTTCTATCGGCGCAATACTGTAAGGCGCACCATGTAAATACATCCCCTTTTCCCCCAATGATTCACCATGATCACTGAGATATAACATCGCGGTATTAAATTTATCTTGCTGTTTTTGAAGTTTTTTAACGACTTCGCTCACTATATAGTCCGTATACAGCAGCGTGTTGTCATAGGTATTTACCAACTCTTCGTTGGTGCAATTTTGGATATCACTGCGTTGGCAATCGGGTATAAATCGACGGTATTGCGGGGGATAACGTAGAAAATAAGTTGGACCGTGACTGCCAATGATATGCAAGGCAAGCACAGTGTCTTTCGCTTTTGCGCTATTAAGCGCCTCATCTAATTTCTCTAATAACACCTGATCAAAACAATATTGCCCAGAGCAGAGTTTAAGATCACTATTGAGATCAACAGTGATATTCTCTATGCGATCGCAAACGCCTTTACACCCAGAGTCATTATCAAACCACTTCACCTCAATATCAGCATGTTTCAGCACATCCATAACCGTATCTTGAGCATAAGCGCGGCGTGAATCGTAATCTTTGCGCCCCATTCTTGAAAACATACAGGGCAAGGACACCGCCGTTGCGGTACCACAGGAATGGGTATCCTTAAACACTATCAAGCCAAGATCTTGGGTATAGGCATTGGTTGGCTTTTTATAGCCATAATATTGGTAGTTCATCGAACGTGCAGTTTCCCCGACCACCAGCACCAATAAGTTGGGTTTATGGTTAGGGGTAGCACTGACATCTTTTGCATCCAATCCAAGTGTTTCATATTGGATTGGTGTTTGTAAATAATGTGAATACATGTACTTAGAGACCGAACCCACAAAATAAGTTGGCACAATATAACGTCTCAGGCCATCGTTATTTCGACCAAACGTGGCGTAATCCTGAAAATAGAAAAAACCAATCACCCCGATACCAGCAAGCATTATTAGCATAAAAAATACTTTATGTGCCAACTCCTTAAAGAACGGTTTGTATTGAATATCGGCTTTATAGATAAGGTATGCTGGCAATATCCCTGTTAACAGTAAATTAGCCACTGAAGCAACATTAATATACATCCAGGCTTCCGCCTGATTCGTCTGAAAAATGTTTTCAATCATGCCGTAATCAAATACAACCTGGTATTTCATCGTGGCAAAAAATACCGTCGACGACATTAAGGTGAGCACGATAAACAAGGGTTTTAGTAGATACTTCACCGAAAAAAACGAAAATACCAAGCCAAGGGCAAAGGTAAAAAACAGTGGCATACTGGCGATAAAAAGCGGTTCTACCTCAGGCTGTTTTTCAATACCTTCGTGAATAAAAGTAAAGAGTGGGATATTAAAAATACACACATAGAACAATGCAGTGATCAGCGTAAATTGATTCACTGATAAGGTCTTAAATCTTGTTAGCACCGATAACGCTCTCTCAAATTGGCCGTTGGCCGAAGCTAACTTAATTTTCTTAAGGTAATCTTACGACTTAATTTTCGCGCCATAGTAGCAAGCGACGCCCCTAGCTCAAACCTTATTAACTCCCTGTTATCCATAAAAAAACGGCCGAATATCAATAAACTCGGCCGTTTTACTCCCCAACCTATAGGGACTTGCTCGGTTTTTACTACTCTGTTTTTACAACTCTGTCTTTTATAACCCAATCTTTTACGACTGAGTTATTACGTCTATGTGTTTCTCGTATGACAATTATCGTAAACGCTGTAATAAGTAGGCAAACGTCATCGCATTAAGTTCCGCAGCTTGATTATTATCCGCAGCGCCAGCGTGGCCACCTTCAATATTTTCGTAGTACAAGACACCAATTCCCATGTCTTTCATCTTAGCCACCATCTTACGAGCGTGGCCTGGGTGAACCCTGTCATCACGGGTCGATGTGGTGAAAAAGACCTTGGGATAATGCACGTCTTTATGCAGATTATGGTACGGAGAGTAAGTTTTAATGTAAGCCCATTCCTCAGGAATATCAGGATTACCGTATTCACCCATCCAACTGGCACCCGCTAGCAACTTGTTGAATCTCAACATATCAAGCAGAGGCACTTGGCATACAACAGCGTTGTAAAGATCCGGCCTGCGGGTAAATGCTGCCCCCATTAACAGGCCACCGTTGCTGCCACCTTGGATGCCTAAATGTTTGCTTGACGTGATTTTACGGGCAATCAAATCTTCCGCTATTGCCTCGAAATCCTCATAGGCTTTATGTCGATTTTGCTTTAACGCCGCTTGATGCCAAGCTGGGCCATATTCGCCACCGCCACGAATGTTAGATAATACATATACGCCGCCCTGCTCTAACCAATTCTTACCAATGGTGGCCGAATAGGATGGACGCAGTGAGACTTCAAACCCACCATAGCCATAAAGTAGCGTAGGATTAGTGCCATCTAACTTAAGATCCTTAGCCATTACCACAAAGTACGGTACTTTAGTGCCATCTTTAGACGTCGCAAAGTATTGCTCAGTTTTAAACTTATCCGCAGCAAACTGTTGCGGCATACCTTTAATTTTCTTCGGATTTAAGGTTTTTGCGTTAACCGTATAGAGGCTTGAAGGCTCAAGAAAACTGGTGTAATTCACGAAAAAATCATCACTGTCTTGCTCAACGTCCATTACCGTCAAGGCGCCATTCGCTTCGAATGGAACTTGGGTGCTTTGCCAAGCGCCCTTTTCGTCTTGCTCATACCGCACTAATTTGCTTTTCACGTTATCGAGCCAATTCACGAAAATCGCACTCTTACTAAAACTGAGCTGCGCAATCGATGCGGTCTGAGTCGGGCTCACAAATAAACTGAATTTGGCTTTTTGGGCGATAAGATCCGCCACATCGGCATACACGACCGCGCCTTGCTTAAAATTACCGTCCTTATTAGTTAAATCATTAGTTAAATCGCTCTTTAACTCAATAAATAACTTACCTTTAAAATAGCCTTTAATTTCA is a genomic window of Shewanella putrefaciens containing:
- a CDS encoding universal stress protein — its product is MNQFKNILYVLHPHGDENPQSLARVISLTNNNQAELTLLRIIPKPSLSAYTKQLGINDEDIAQKIQNHEEAKLRELLAFFTPHCTAKAELKMGKSYIDIIHTVQMENIDLVIKETESNSWLDRLFGSNDMHLLRKCPCPIWLMQPNENPNYRQIMAAVDFNTDITEEENSDLNQEIVNIASALALSDFASLHIVNAYDTPEAGFIGLWAEQPEKLERQLLEDEYLQKRSKMATLFDNLKNKLGKQSYDYLSPQSHLVQGAAAQELPQLAKKLQVDIVVMGTVARTGIPGLIIGNTAEAILTQLNCSVLAIKPKGFISPVK
- a CDS encoding GGDEF domain-containing protein, with translation MFSVENKELDSAAQILRLAVPQMSALDIPVTPENYTVWYEYFAGTNLDLNRAIDGFIANGVVFTKEVNTSLYKNFIQEQSPEVIENVQIETQILINSLLCKIVQLNQGTADFSGTLAEFGIKLQSNSDINTLNQLVDGVMDEMQSLLINNQNMEQSLNAMGQEVQHLKSEMENLSLAAMTDQLTSLYNRRAYEIAIQDHIHRAQEQHSRCSLLIVDIDRFKQFNDTYGHQIGDKVLAYVALALKQCVRGDDFVARYGGEEFVVLLPNTHFHDALQVAETLRERISERHLTIGKDKKLSLGAITVSIGLASLQEGDDAETLFSRADKALYEAKSDGRNCVRG
- a CDS encoding phosphoethanolamine transferase, translating into MLTRFKTLSVNQFTLITALFYVCIFNIPLFTFIHEGIEKQPEVEPLFIASMPLFFTFALGLVFSFFSVKYLLKPLFIVLTLMSSTVFFATMKYQVVFDYGMIENIFQTNQAEAWMYINVASVANLLLTGILPAYLIYKADIQYKPFFKELAHKVFFMLIMLAGIGVIGFFYFQDYATFGRNNDGLRRYIVPTYFVGSVSKYMYSHYLQTPIQYETLGLDAKDVSATPNHKPNLLVLVVGETARSMNYQYYGYKKPTNAYTQDLGLIVFKDTHSCGTATAVSLPCMFSRMGRKDYDSRRAYAQDTVMDVLKHADIEVKWFDNDSGCKGVCDRIENITVDLNSDLKLCSGQYCFDQVLLEKLDEALNSAKAKDTVLALHIIGSHGPTYFLRYPPQYRRFIPDCQRSDIQNCTNEELVNTYDNTLLYTDYIVSEVVKKLQKQQDKFNTAMLYLSDHGESLGEKGMYLHGAPYSIAPIEQTSIPMLAWVSDHFSQDNHLNMACLAEHADKGGYSHDNLFDSLLGLMNVKTEVYQSHLDIFASCRS
- a CDS encoding prolyl oligopeptidase family serine peptidase — its product is MNNKLLPWCIAGVLGMSGQLHAEEDKYIWLEDVEGAKPMEWVKTQNAASAAEIKAFKGFDTLVANSLAILNDKERIPYATHIGDKLYNFWKDDTHVRGIYRRTTMEEYAKPDPKWETVLDIDALGKAESVNWVFKDISCQYPENERCFVSLSRGGADAVEVREFNLNTKSFVATKDKPFFLKEAKSSLSWIDKDHAFVGTDFGDGQSMTDSGYPREVKLWQRGTPLEQAKPIFTGDKTSVAVSGWVLFDDKTPLSLVTEAHTFYTATQYVYQYGKLIKLPVPEDAEIKGYFKGKLFIELKSDLTNDLTNKDGNFKQGAVVYADVADLIAQKAKFSLFVSPTQTASIAQLSFSKSAIFVNWLDNVKSKLVRYEQDEKGAWQSTQVPFEANGALTVMDVEQDSDDFFVNYTSFLEPSSLYTVNAKTLNPKKIKGMPQQFAADKFKTEQYFATSKDGTKVPYFVVMAKDLKLDGTNPTLLYGYGGFEVSLRPSYSATIGKNWLEQGGVYVLSNIRGGGEYGPAWHQAALKQNRHKAYEDFEAIAEDLIARKITSSKHLGIQGGSNGGLLMGAAFTRRPDLYNAVVCQVPLLDMLRFNKLLAGASWMGEYGNPDIPEEWAYIKTYSPYHNLHKDVHYPKVFFTTSTRDDRVHPGHARKMVAKMKDMGIGVLYYENIEGGHAGAADNNQAAELNAMTFAYLLQRLR